AATCCTTTCCGCAGCCCGGGACCTCCCGGGCCTCCTGGGAGTGGTCTGTATTCTGGGGAAGGACCTGGGGGCGGTGGGACCGGCGGTGGAACTGGTACCTTTATGATCAGCCTTTACCGCATCACCATCCTGGGAGCGGGGGTCAACCTGGCTCTGGCCCTCCTCAAGATTCTGGCCGGCTGGTGGGGACACAGCCAGGCGGTTCTGGCCGACGGAGTGCACAGCCTTTCGGATCTGGCCACCGACCTTCTTACCCTTTTGGGGCTCAAATACGGAGCGGCCCCGCCGGACGAGGACCACCCATACGGGCACCGAAGGATCGAGACCCTGCTGGCGGTCACCGTAGGGGTCTTGCTGGGGGCCACCGGGCTGGGCCTGGCCTTCCGGGCCCTGACCTCCCTGCACTCCCGGCCCCCGGAGACCCTACCCCTCTGGGTGCTCCTGCCCCCGGCCCTCTCCCTCCTCCTCAAAGAGGGTCTCTTCCGCCTCACTTTGAGGATCGGAAAGGAGCTCGGCTCTCCGGTGGTGATCGCCAACGCCCATCACCACCGTTCCGACGCCTTAAGTTCCCTTCCGGCCCTGGTGGGGGCCGGAGGGGCGGCTCTGCACCCGGGCCTCCATTTCCTGGATCCCCTGGGCTCGCTTCTGGTCTCCGGCTTTATCCTGCGTTGCGCCTGGCGCATCGTCCAGCCCGGGGTCACCGAACTCTGTGACGGCATAGATGTGGAAGAGGCCCAACGCATCCGGGAAGAGGTCCTCAAGGTCAAAGGAGTAAAGGACGCCCATCGGGTGCGGGCCCGCAAACACGCCGGCCGTACCCTGGTGGATCTTCACATTCAGGTGGATCCGCACCTTTCCGTTCGGGAGGGCCACCGCATCTCCGAACGGGTCAAACGCTTCCTCATGGCCCGCCACCGACGGATAATGGACGTGGTGGTCCACCTGGAGCCCTACGAAAAGGGCCCTAACCCGGAGGCCAGCCCATCTCCCGGCCCCCGAGAAGATGAAGATGGAGATGAAAGACCGTCTGCCCGGCCATAGGTCCGGCATTGATCACCAGGCGATAACCCCGGGTAGGATCCCCCAGAGGAGAGAGCCCCAGATCCTCGGCGATCTTGCGCGCTACCCAGAAGAGATGCCCCACCAGCTCCCGATCCTCCTCGGTCATCTCCTGGATTCCGGAAAGGTGCTTCCGGGGAATGATCAAAATATGGGTGGGGGCTACGGGATTGATGTCGTGAAAGGCATAGGCCAGATCATCTTCATAGACCTTCTTAGAGGGGATCTCCCCGGCAAGGATCTTACAGAAGATGCACTCGGCCATCTCCTCCCTCCTCTCCGGCCTTTCTTCTTGAATAGCTCAAATCCTTTCCCGAAGCAATCCCCGGAATTGCACCTTCGGCCTTTCGGTCTTATGGTTGAAAGGAGGAGGAGCGTATGCGGGAGGCTCTCCTTTACGACCGACTTGAAGGTGGCGAGGTCCGCTGCCGGCTTTGCCATCACCGCTGCCGCATTCCTCCGGGAAAGACCGGACTTTGCGGGGTGCGTAAAAACGAAGAAGGGGTCCTTTATAGCCTGGTCTACGGAAAGGTTATCGCCCATCACCTGGATCCCATCGAGAAAAAGCCCCTCTTCCATTTTTTACCCGGAAGCCTGAGTTATTCCATCGCTACCGTAGGCTGTAATTTCCGCTGCGATTTCTGTCAGAATTTTGAAATCTCCCAGTTTCCGCATCACTACGGCTATGTGACCGGAGAAGAGATGCGCCCGGAGGAGGTGGTGGAGGAGGCCCGGCGCACAGGTTGCCTCTCCATCTCCTACACCTACACCGAGCCCACGGTCTATTTTGAGTTCGCTCTGGATTGCGCCCGCCTGGCCTCGGAAGCCGGACTCAAAAACGTCTTTGTCTCCAACGGTTACATGACCCCGGAGGCCCTGGACACCATCTATCCCCACCTCCACGGGGCCAATATTGACCTCAAGGCCTTTCGGGAAGACTTCTATAAACGGCACTGTAAAGCCCGCCTGAAACCGGTGCTGGAGACCCTGAAATATCTCAAGCGCCAGGGAGTGTGGCTGGAAGTCACCACCCTGATCATTCCCGGCGAAAACGACGACCCCGAGGAATTGCGGGAGATCGCCCGGTT
This portion of the Thermosulfurimonas marina genome encodes:
- a CDS encoding cation diffusion facilitator family transporter; the protein is MISLYRITILGAGVNLALALLKILAGWWGHSQAVLADGVHSLSDLATDLLTLLGLKYGAAPPDEDHPYGHRRIETLLAVTVGVLLGATGLGLAFRALTSLHSRPPETLPLWVLLPPALSLLLKEGLFRLTLRIGKELGSPVVIANAHHHRSDALSSLPALVGAGGAALHPGLHFLDPLGSLLVSGFILRCAWRIVQPGVTELCDGIDVEEAQRIREEVLKVKGVKDAHRVRARKHAGRTLVDLHIQVDPHLSVREGHRISERVKRFLMARHRRIMDVVVHLEPYEKGPNPEASPSPGPREDEDGDERPSARP
- a CDS encoding histidine triad nucleotide-binding protein; its protein translation is MAECIFCKILAGEIPSKKVYEDDLAYAFHDINPVAPTHILIIPRKHLSGIQEMTEEDRELVGHLFWVARKIAEDLGLSPLGDPTRGYRLVINAGPMAGQTVFHLHLHLLGGREMGWPPG
- the amrS gene encoding AmmeMemoRadiSam system radical SAM enzyme, with the protein product MREALLYDRLEGGEVRCRLCHHRCRIPPGKTGLCGVRKNEEGVLYSLVYGKVIAHHLDPIEKKPLFHFLPGSLSYSIATVGCNFRCDFCQNFEISQFPHHYGYVTGEEMRPEEVVEEARRTGCLSISYTYTEPTVYFEFALDCARLASEAGLKNVFVSNGYMTPEALDTIYPHLHGANIDLKAFREDFYKRHCKARLKPVLETLKYLKRQGVWLEVTTLIIPGENDDPEELREIARFLRDELGPETPWHVTRFYPTYRLLTRPPTPVETLKRAYEIGKEEGLRYVYTGNVPGEAGENTYCWACGRLLIERFGFRILKKEIPPEGTCPHCGAKIDGLWS